A single Flavobacterium sp. 1 DNA region contains:
- a CDS encoding 2-hydroxyacid dehydrogenase, whose protein sequence is MDIKILHIDSNHPLLWEQLGQAGFINHADFTSSKQEIEAKIQDYQGIVIRSRFKIDKQFLDKATNLQFIARVGAGLESIDCDYATSKNVALIAAPEGNCNAVGEHTLGMILSLFNKLNIADSEIRSGEWNREKNRGYELNGKTVGIIGYGNMGKAFAKKLRGFEVEVLCYDIKENVGDANARQVSLKELQQKTDVLSLHIPWTPETDKMVDSDFINAFSKDIWIINTSRGKNIITADLVTAIQSGKVLGAGLDVLEYEKLSFENLFQDKNTPEAFQYLLDGRKVILTPHIAGWTYESHERLAQVIVDKIKALYGKS, encoded by the coding sequence ATGGACATCAAAATCCTTCATATTGACAGCAATCATCCCCTGCTTTGGGAACAATTGGGACAGGCTGGTTTCATCAATCACGCCGATTTTACTTCTTCCAAACAGGAAATTGAAGCTAAAATTCAAGATTATCAAGGAATCGTTATCCGAAGCCGTTTTAAAATAGACAAACAGTTTTTGGACAAAGCCACAAATCTGCAGTTTATAGCCAGAGTAGGAGCGGGTCTGGAAAGTATTGATTGTGATTATGCCACCTCAAAGAATGTAGCACTAATAGCCGCTCCAGAAGGAAATTGTAACGCAGTTGGCGAGCATACTTTAGGAATGATTTTGTCTTTGTTCAACAAATTAAATATAGCCGACAGCGAGATCCGTTCCGGCGAATGGAATAGAGAAAAAAACCGCGGTTATGAGCTCAACGGCAAAACGGTCGGGATTATTGGATACGGAAATATGGGAAAGGCTTTTGCTAAAAAACTTCGTGGTTTTGAGGTAGAAGTGTTGTGTTATGACATTAAGGAAAATGTGGGCGATGCCAATGCCAGACAGGTTTCACTGAAGGAATTACAACAAAAAACCGATGTATTGAGCCTGCACATTCCGTGGACGCCCGAAACCGATAAGATGGTGGATTCGGATTTTATTAATGCTTTCTCAAAAGACATCTGGATCATCAATACTTCAAGGGGGAAAAACATAATAACTGCCGATTTGGTTACCGCGATACAATCTGGTAAAGTACTTGGTGCAGGATTGGATGTTTTGGAATATGAGAAATTGTCTTTTGAAAACCTTTTTCAAGATAAAAACACTCCAGAAGCTTTCCAGTATTTATTGGATGGACGAAAAGTGATTTTGACCCCTCATATTGCTGGCTGGACTTACGAAAGCCATGAGCGGTTAGCTCAGGTGATTGTTGATAAAATTAAAGCTTTGTATGGGAAAAGTTAA
- a CDS encoding DUF4234 domain-containing protein, translating into MEIKTEETWNTPRNPIPTFKVDPIVVLILSFLTCGLYLIYWNLKASEVLNAVAEREIISSPIAIFAGCCYPINGYFFYLAGKEGLPAVQKRMGIQVKDDSLLYLILGLFFPMVAAMIVQNEINKLY; encoded by the coding sequence ATGGAAATCAAAACAGAAGAAACTTGGAACACGCCCAGAAATCCAATACCAACATTCAAAGTTGACCCAATTGTAGTGTTAATTTTGAGTTTTTTAACCTGTGGACTGTATTTAATTTATTGGAATTTAAAAGCATCTGAAGTATTAAATGCAGTTGCAGAGAGAGAAATTATCTCAAGTCCTATAGCTATTTTTGCAGGCTGCTGCTATCCTATAAATGGCTATTTCTTTTATCTGGCTGGAAAAGAGGGTTTGCCTGCTGTTCAAAAAAGAATGGGAATACAAGTTAAAGATGATTCGTTGCTTTATTTGATTTTAGGCTTGTTTTTTCCAATGGTTGCAGCAATGATTGTACAAAACGAAATCAACAAGCTGTATTAA
- a CDS encoding DUF2752 domain-containing protein, producing the protein MKRQRKILGIIGAVLTLVIPFFLMLHNQNNHLETDQSLCPFKMLTGFPCPGCGITKSLVYFYEGDLYKSLYYHILGPFVVLFCVVTIFVLLAELFTKKEYFNGILYNKKLAYFLACFLICYQIVRITYFVENNTCDSILKESIWK; encoded by the coding sequence ATGAAACGACAACGCAAAATACTCGGAATTATAGGGGCTGTATTAACCCTTGTAATTCCGTTTTTTTTAATGCTGCACAATCAGAATAATCATCTTGAAACGGATCAGTCTTTATGTCCCTTCAAGATGCTTACAGGATTTCCTTGTCCGGGTTGCGGCATAACAAAGTCATTGGTTTATTTCTATGAGGGAGATTTATATAAAAGCCTTTATTATCATATTTTGGGGCCTTTTGTAGTTCTTTTTTGCGTAGTGACAATATTCGTTTTATTAGCCGAATTATTTACAAAAAAAGAGTATTTCAATGGAATTTTGTACAATAAAAAACTGGCTTATTTCCTAGCTTGTTTTCTGATATGCTATCAAATAGTGAGAATTACTTATTTTGTAGAAAATAATACCTGCGATTCTATTTTAAAAGAATCTATTTGGAAATAA
- the nhaA gene encoding Na+/H+ antiporter NhaA, which translates to MKLTQTFTAFFQSEKAGGLLLLFVTIVSLLLANSSIQTEYIAFWETEIGHHSITHWINDGLMTIFFLLIGLELERELYHGELANIKNAVLPIFGALGGMIVPAGIFMILNLGTLTQNGAGIPMATDIAFAIGVLSLLGNRIPASLKIFLTALAVIDDLGAILVIALFYTQTIAFNNLLIAFAIMGFLFILNRRKVHYLMPYLIGGVFMWYFMLNSGVHATITGVLLAFVIPFGDGGKETASYRLQYFLHHPVAFVILPLFAIANTCIPIHTNWHEGLSHENSIGIILGLVVGKPLGIWLFSFLAVSLGISKLPKDLKWKNILGAGMLGGIGFTMSIFITLLAFKNDGEEVITYSKIAILIASFLSGTFGFIWLKLTFKETEKSIKIK; encoded by the coding sequence ATGAAATTAACCCAAACGTTTACTGCCTTTTTTCAAAGCGAAAAAGCGGGTGGTCTTTTGCTTCTTTTCGTAACCATAGTTTCCTTATTGCTGGCCAATTCCTCCATTCAAACGGAATATATCGCTTTTTGGGAAACCGAAATAGGGCATCATTCCATTACACATTGGATTAATGACGGGTTAATGACCATTTTCTTTTTACTTATTGGTTTAGAATTGGAACGTGAATTATATCACGGTGAATTGGCTAATATCAAAAACGCAGTTCTGCCCATTTTCGGAGCTTTGGGCGGAATGATTGTACCCGCGGGAATTTTTATGATTTTAAACCTCGGAACACTTACCCAAAACGGAGCTGGAATTCCTATGGCTACCGACATCGCTTTTGCTATTGGTGTTTTGTCATTATTAGGCAACCGCATTCCAGCCTCATTAAAAATCTTCCTGACAGCACTGGCCGTTATTGATGATTTGGGAGCAATTCTTGTCATTGCTCTATTTTATACACAAACCATCGCATTTAACAACCTGCTTATAGCTTTTGCCATCATGGGCTTCTTGTTTATCCTGAACCGACGTAAAGTGCATTATCTAATGCCTTATTTAATTGGAGGTGTTTTTATGTGGTATTTTATGCTGAATTCGGGGGTTCACGCAACCATAACGGGAGTATTACTGGCCTTTGTAATTCCGTTTGGCGATGGAGGAAAAGAAACAGCTTCGTACAGACTGCAGTATTTTCTGCATCATCCAGTAGCTTTTGTCATCCTCCCTTTATTCGCAATAGCTAATACCTGTATTCCAATACACACAAACTGGCATGAAGGGTTAAGCCATGAAAACTCAATAGGAATTATTTTAGGTCTTGTGGTAGGAAAACCGCTGGGAATTTGGCTTTTTTCTTTTCTTGCCGTGAGTTTGGGCATTAGTAAATTACCTAAAGATTTGAAATGGAAAAACATTTTGGGCGCAGGAATGCTCGGCGGCATCGGATTTACTATGTCTATTTTCATCACGTTATTGGCTTTTAAAAACGATGGAGAGGAAGTCATAACCTACTCAAAAATTGCAATTTTAATTGCTTCGTTTCTGTCTGGAACTTTTGGTTTTATATGGCTTAAACTGACTTTTAAAGAGACTGAAAAATCGATTAAAATCAAATAA